From one Gossypium hirsutum isolate 1008001.06 chromosome D08, Gossypium_hirsutum_v2.1, whole genome shotgun sequence genomic stretch:
- the LOC107920342 gene encoding molybdate-anion transporter, with protein MELFYFVVFGALGAVVAALELSKTSKDRTNTSPAFNSFKNNYLLVYSLMMAGDWLQGPYVYYLYSTYGFGKGEIGQLFIAGFGSSMLFGTIVGSLADKQGRRRACVTYCITYILSCITKHSPEYKVLMIGRVLGGIATSLLFSAFESWLVAEHNKRGFEQQWLSLTFSKAIFLGNGLIAILSGLFGNLLVDSLSLGPVAPFDAAACFLAIGMAIILSSWTENYGDASENKDLLTQFRGAAVAITSDEKIALLGAIQSLFEGSMYTFVFLWTPALSPNDEEIPHGFIFATFMLASMLGSSLASRLMARSSPRVESYMQIVFVISSVSLVLPIITNFLVAPSKVKGGRISFAGCLQLLGFCTFEACVGIFWPSIMKMRSQYIPEEARSTIMNFFRIPLNIFVCILLYNVNAFPITVMFGMCSIFLFVASILQRRLMAISDKPKMESWTAMTERDPEAEPLND; from the exons ATGGAGCTGTTCTACTTCGTCGTGTTCGGGGCATTGGGAGCGGTGGTGGCCGCATTAGAGCTAAGCAAGACCAGCAAGGACCGAACCAACACGTCCCctgctttcaattccttcaagaACAATTACCTTCTTGTCTACTCTCTCATGATGG CTGGAGACTGGCTTCAGGGTCCATATGTTTACTATCTGTACAGTACATATGGATTTGGAAAAGGGGAGATCGGACAGCTTTTTATTGCTGGTTTTGGCTCTTCCATGTTGTTTGGGACAATTGTTGGATCTCTAGCTGACAAACA GGGCAGGAGGAGGGCATGCGTTACATACTGCATAACTTACATACTTAGCTGCATCACCAAGCATTCTCCTGAATACAAAGTTTTGATGATAGGTCGTGTTTTGGGAGGTATTGCTACCTCTCTTCTGTTTTCAGCATTTGAGTCATGGCTTGTTGCTGAACATAATAAG AGGGGCTTTGAGCAACAATGGTTGTCATTAACATTTTCGAAGGCAATATTTCTTGGCAATGGTCTTATTGCCATTTTGTCTGGGTTGTTTGGGAACCTACTTGTTGATTCATTGTCCCTTGGACCGGTGGCTCCTTTTGATGCTGCTGCATGCTTTCTTGCCATTGGGATGGCTATTATTTTATCATCATGGACAGAAAATTATGGAGATGCCTCAGAAAATAAGGACCTGCTTACCCAGTTTAGGGGTGCTGCTGTAGCAATAACTTCTG ATGAAAAAATTGCTTTGCTGGGGGCCATCCAGTCTCTGTTTGAAGGCTCAATGTACACCTTTGTGTTCCTTTGGACTCCTGCTTTGAGCCCCAATGATGAGGAGATCCCTCATGGGTTTATCTTTGCCACGTTCATGTTGGCTTCAATGCTGGGAAGCTCCCTTGCCTCTCGATTGATGGCTCGCTCATCACCCAGGGTAGAAAGCTACATGCAGATTGTTTTTGTGATTTCCTCTGTCTCTCTCGTGCTTCCCATTATAACCAAT TTCTTGGTCGCACCTTCTAAAGTGAAAGGCGGAAGAATCTCATTTGCAGGTTGTCTCCAGCTTCTTGGTTTCTGTACGTTTGAGGCTTGTGTGGGGATATTCTGGCCATCCATCATGAAAATGAGATCCCAGTACATCCCGGAGGAGGCCAGGAGCACAATTATGAACTTCTTCCGCATTCCTCTCAATATCTTTGTCTGCATTCTGCTGTAcaat GTTAATGCATTTCCCATCACTGTCATGTTTGGTATGTGCTCGATTTTCCTCTTTGTGGCATCTATCCTGCAAAGACGGCTGATGGCAATATCTGACAAGCCAA AGATGGAAAGCTGGACAGCAATGACGGAAAGGGATCCTGAGGCAGAGCCACTAAATGATTGA